A region from the Mustela erminea isolate mMusErm1 chromosome 10, mMusErm1.Pri, whole genome shotgun sequence genome encodes:
- the PPIH gene encoding peptidyl-prolyl cis-trans isomerase H isoform X2 translates to MPTGMRVFGSGKDYVCDHCTVIPYSACVLTELSRGPAVTYFTEPVRCPGQCVGCRQWAHFFPPGVRVHRTPEIVKREPSPALQKEPGQQEPLEDFEQENTVIEFSYSIGDSGSNVEEKLRSVRCPLQQASILLNFMLGNQRSDGGQESDQFCSSGKSRPSPLCHCGPSLLWVMLLSKIIRIGPCVCFPACCGPF, encoded by the exons ATGCCAACAGGCATGAGAGTCTTTGGGAGTGGCAAGGATTATGTATGTGATCATTGTACTGTCATTCCCTACTCTGCCTGTGTCTTAACTGAGCTTTCTAGAGGCCCAGCTGTCACCTATTTTACCGAACCTGTGCGTTGCCCTGGCCAGTGCGTGGGCTGCAG GCAGTG ggcacatttttttccccctggggtgAGAGTTCATCGGACTCCAGAGATTGTCAAAAGGGAGCCCAGTCCAGCCCTCCAAAAAGAGCCAGGCCAGCAGGAGCCACTGGAGGATTTTGAGCAGGAGAACACTGTGATTGAATTTTCTTATTCCATAGGGGACTCTGGCAGCAATGTGGAGGAGAAGCTGAGGTCAGTGAGGTGTCCACTGCAGCAGGCCAG TATACTTCTCAACTTTATGCTGGGGAACCAAAGGTCTGACGGAGGGCAAGAGTCAGACCAGTTCTGCTCTTCTGGGAAAAGCAG ACCTTCACCTCTCTGCCATTGTGGGCCTTCCTTGCTCTGGGTGATGCTCTTGAGTAAGATAATCCGGATTGGCCCCTGTGTTTGCTTCCCTGCCTGCTGCGGCCCTTTTTGA